The Apium graveolens cultivar Ventura chromosome 11, ASM990537v1, whole genome shotgun sequence genome has a window encoding:
- the LOC141696508 gene encoding uncharacterized protein LOC141696508 → MPRPPPVEESLEEFPHPWWILHVDGAVNNEGTGACIVLVSPEGHHLMSAIHFKFYATNNDAEYEALINGLKVALEMEVRNLIVRSDSELVVNQNSNADALAKMRLQQEVVLLGSIHLEIQENPSIPEIEIMQVDEAPKETWITPILSYIHKGTLPEDKFKARRLRYQAARYVVYDEVLYKRGFNQPMLRCVDEEEGNYILREGMRSLPALCELLIYASNALDIYDEPVAIFMWGIDLIGQLPKAKGDVKYAVVAVDYFTKWAEVMPLATITAKKIKDFVFNSIVCRFRIPYKLVSDNKKQFDSKELQPSKLEERKGNWPEELPKVMWSYNTTLRSTTGKTPFMLTYDYEAMVPVEVGLGSLCRDRYKEEDAEVNQRLHLDLLEETRENSQLRLAAYQQRVTRYYNKKVNGQLLRVGDLVLRKVMSNTKDPQHIVFGAN, encoded by the exons ATGCCGCGTCCACCTCCTGTTGAGGAGTCTTTGGAGGAATTCCCACATCcctggtggatcttgcatgtggatggggcAGTTAACAATGAAGGAACAGGTGCATGTATAGTACTCGTGTCTCCAGAAGGCCATCATCTGATGAGCgcaattcatttcaagttttatgcaacaaataatgatgcggagtatgaAGCATTAATTAATGGCCTAAAGGTCGCTTTGGAAATGGAAGTGCGAAACCTAATTGTGAGGAGTGATTCGGAATTGGTGGTGAATCAG AACAGTAACGCAGATGCTCTGGCGAAAATGAGGTTGCAGCAAGAGGTTGTGTTGTTGGGATCTATACATCTTGAAATCCAGGAGAATCCTAGTATCCCAGAAATAGAGATTATGCAAGTggatgaggctcccaaggaaacatggattACGCCCATTCTTTCCTACATTCATAAGGGGACACTCCCCGAGGATAAGTTCAAGGCTCGTCGACTCCGCTACCAGGCTGCAAGATATGTAGTGTATGATGAAGTTCTGTATAAGAGAGGTTTCAATCAACCGATGCTTAGATGTGTTGACGAAGAAGAAGGGAATTATATCTTAAGGGAG GGCATGCGATCGCTGCCAGCGCTTTGCGAACTACTCATCTATGCCAGCAACGCCCTTGACATCTATGATGAGCCCGTGGCCATTTTTATGTGGGGGATAGATCTTATTGGACAACTACCCAAGGCTAAAGGGGACGTCAAATATGCAGTGGTCGCggttgattattttactaagtgggcAGAGGTTATGCCTTTGGCTactatcaccgcaaagaaaatcaAAGATTTTGTTTTCAACTCCATCGTGTGCAGGTTTAGAATCCCTTACAAGCTTGTATCTGACAACAAAAAGcaatttgatagcaaggagttgcAACCGT CCAAGTTGGAAGAGCGCaaagggaattggcctgaagaactcccgaaAGTGATGTGGTCCTACAACACTACTCTGCGGTCTACTACAGGAAAAACTCCATTTATGCTAACTTACGACTATGAAGCTATGGTCCCTGTGGAAGTTGGTTTAGGGTCGCTTTGTAGGGATCGTTACAAGGAGGAAGACGCAgaggttaatcaaaggcttcatttgGATCTTTTGGAGGAAACAAGGGAAAATTCTCAGCTGAGGCTTGCGGCATATCAACAACGTGTTACAAGGTACTATAACAAGAAGGTAAATGGACAGTTGTTGAGGGTGGGGGATTTGGTGCTCAGGAAGGTGA